One stretch of Flavobacterium sp. 9 DNA includes these proteins:
- the panC gene encoding pantoate--beta-alanine ligase encodes MFALNFNNTGMHIFYGKVALIAYLKTIKTANSTIGFVPTMGALHQGHLALMQRSLKENDDTVVSIFVNPTQFNNPEDLEKYPRTLEEDVKKMRGLSDKMILYAPSVDDIYEGHTISQSFDFDGLENQMEGKFRPGHFNGVGTIVKRLFEIVTPTNAYFGEKDFQQLQIVKKMVEKNDLPVNVVGCPIFREENQLAMSSRNERLTPEERKEASIIYKVLTEAKEIFQTNTPEETIAFVENSFKDNKKFDLEYFVIADESTLLPIDHKSKDKNYRAFIAVFVNSIRLIDTISLN; translated from the coding sequence ATGTTTGCACTAAATTTTAATAATACTGGCATGCATATTTTCTACGGTAAAGTAGCTTTGATAGCGTATTTAAAAACTATCAAAACGGCAAATTCAACCATTGGATTTGTACCAACAATGGGCGCTTTACACCAAGGGCATTTAGCTTTAATGCAAAGATCACTTAAAGAAAATGACGATACAGTTGTGAGTATTTTTGTCAATCCTACGCAATTCAACAATCCCGAAGATCTCGAAAAATACCCGCGAACACTTGAAGAAGACGTAAAAAAAATGCGAGGTTTAAGTGACAAAATGATTTTATACGCACCTTCAGTAGATGATATTTATGAAGGACATACAATTTCACAATCTTTCGACTTTGACGGATTAGAAAATCAGATGGAAGGAAAGTTCAGACCTGGACATTTTAACGGAGTCGGAACCATCGTAAAACGTCTCTTTGAAATCGTTACTCCAACAAATGCTTACTTTGGAGAAAAAGATTTTCAACAATTACAGATTGTTAAGAAAATGGTCGAAAAGAACGATTTACCTGTAAATGTTGTTGGTTGTCCAATTTTTAGAGAAGAAAATCAACTCGCAATGAGTTCCCGAAACGAGCGTCTAACGCCGGAAGAAAGAAAAGAAGCTTCTATTATTTATAAAGTTTTGACTGAAGCCAAAGAAATATTCCAGACAAATACTCCCGAAGAAACCATCGCTTTTGTAGAAAATTCTTTCAAAGACAATAAAAAGTTTGATCTCGAATATTTTGTAATTGCTGACGAATCCACATTATTACCTATCGATCATAAGAGTAAAGACAAAAATTACCGTGCATTTATAGCGGTATTTGTTAATTCTATAAGACTGATTGATACCATTTCATTAAATTAA
- the panD gene encoding aspartate 1-decarboxylase, producing the protein MQIQVIKSKIHRVKVTGADLNYIGSITIDETLLEASNIIEGEKVAIVNINNGERFETYAIKGEKNSGEITLNGPAARKVQKDDIIIIISYATLEFEEAKTFKPWIIFPNENDNSLT; encoded by the coding sequence ATGCAAATTCAAGTTATAAAATCAAAAATTCATCGTGTAAAAGTAACTGGCGCTGATTTAAATTACATTGGCAGTATTACTATCGACGAAACATTACTGGAAGCCTCAAACATTATTGAAGGTGAGAAAGTAGCTATTGTAAATATCAATAATGGTGAGCGTTTTGAAACTTACGCCATTAAAGGAGAAAAAAATTCAGGTGAGATCACACTAAATGGTCCCGCAGCAAGAAAAGTCCAAAAAGACGATATTATTATCATTATATCCTATGCAACCCTGGAATTTGAAGAGGCTAAAACCTTCAAACCATGGATCATTTTCCCTAATGAGAACGACAATTCGTTAACATAA
- a CDS encoding alpha/beta hydrolase: MKKVYLLILFISISVFSQKKFDNIQSEKLGEERRITIGLPASYESNPDKKYPVLYLLDGDYLFDPFSGALSYGTYWDDLPEMIIIGVHQNKDGEREDDSTIDQNTGLPFEKGAKFFEFIGAELVPYIEKKYRTSPFRVIAGHDITASFINFYLYKEEPLFNAYICLSPELAPKMEVRIPEKFAKVTQPFFYYLSAADGDIKKIKEPIEKLDSNIKIANNPLVNYKYELFKGTTHYTEVLHSIPSALYQIFEVYRPINSAEYNDKIAVLQTGYADYLQNKYDMMSKVMGVQIPVRMSDFKVIENIILKRNAYDELGKMAEIGNVNYPKAMLGEYELGLMYEKMGDPKHASKKYQNASQMEPIGDLNKDLMYEKIDEMNTLAKKTK; the protein is encoded by the coding sequence ATGAAAAAAGTTTACTTACTAATCCTTTTTATTTCAATTTCTGTCTTTTCGCAGAAAAAATTCGACAACATTCAATCTGAGAAACTTGGAGAAGAAAGAAGAATAACCATCGGACTTCCTGCTTCTTACGAATCTAATCCAGACAAAAAATATCCGGTTCTTTATTTATTGGACGGCGATTATTTATTCGATCCATTTTCAGGAGCTTTAAGTTACGGAACCTATTGGGACGATTTACCTGAGATGATTATCATTGGTGTTCACCAAAATAAAGATGGAGAACGTGAAGACGACTCAACAATTGATCAAAATACAGGTTTACCATTTGAAAAAGGAGCTAAATTTTTTGAATTTATCGGAGCCGAATTAGTTCCTTATATCGAAAAAAAATACCGCACATCTCCATTCAGAGTTATTGCAGGTCATGATATTACAGCGAGTTTTATCAATTTTTATTTATATAAAGAAGAACCGCTTTTTAACGCCTATATTTGTTTAAGCCCGGAACTTGCTCCAAAAATGGAAGTTCGTATTCCGGAAAAATTTGCCAAAGTAACACAACCATTCTTCTATTACCTTTCTGCTGCTGATGGCGACATCAAAAAAATTAAAGAACCAATAGAAAAATTAGACAGTAATATTAAAATCGCAAATAATCCGTTAGTAAACTATAAATACGAATTATTCAAAGGAACAACTCATTATACAGAAGTGTTACATTCAATTCCGAGCGCATTATATCAGATTTTTGAAGTTTACAGACCAATAAATTCTGCAGAATACAATGATAAAATTGCCGTTCTTCAAACTGGTTATGCTGATTATCTTCAAAACAAATACGACATGATGTCTAAAGTTATGGGAGTTCAGATTCCGGTTAGAATGAGCGACTTTAAAGTAATCGAAAACATTATTTTAAAGAGAAATGCTTACGACGAATTAGGAAAAATGGCCGAAATTGGAAATGTAAATTATCCAAAAGCGATGCTTGGAGAATATGAATTAGGATTGATGTATGAAAAAATGGGCGATCCAAAACATGCTTCAAAAAAATACCAAAACGCTTCGCAAATGGAGCCAATTGGAGATTTGAATAAAGATTTGATGTACGAGAAAATCGACGAAATGAATACACTTGCAAAAAAGACCAAATAA
- the radA gene encoding DNA repair protein RadA, which translates to MSKVKTSFFCQNCGTQYAKWQGQCNACKEWNTIAEEIIQKQEKVAWKSEPTPSGKAPRPLKINEIDSALEIRMDTTDGELNRVLGGGIVPGSLTLLGGEPGIGKSTLLLQISLKLPYKTLYVSGEESQKQIKMRAERITPNSDNCYILTETKTQNIFKQIEAIQPEIVIIDSIQTLHTDYIESTAGSISQIRETTAELIKFAKETNIPVILIGHITKDGNIAGPKILEHMVDTVLQFEGDRNHVYRILRSLKNRFGSTAELGIYEMLGSGLREVSNPSEILISHKDEEMSGTAIATTMEGMRPLMIEIQSLVSTAVYGTPQRSTTGYNAKRLNMILAVLEKRAGFRLGAKDVFLNVTGGISVDDPAIDLAVVAAILSSNEDIPVTKGFCFAGEVGLSGEIRPVNRVDQRIQEAEKLGFTTIFVSKYNKIALKNTGIKIELVAKIEDIASILFG; encoded by the coding sequence ATGTCAAAAGTTAAAACTTCTTTTTTTTGTCAAAACTGCGGAACCCAATATGCCAAATGGCAAGGGCAATGCAATGCGTGCAAAGAATGGAATACAATTGCGGAAGAAATTATTCAGAAACAGGAAAAAGTAGCCTGGAAAAGCGAACCGACTCCTTCGGGTAAAGCTCCTCGACCTTTAAAAATCAACGAAATTGATTCGGCGCTGGAAATCCGTATGGATACAACAGATGGCGAATTAAATCGTGTTCTTGGTGGCGGAATTGTTCCGGGATCTTTAACGCTTTTGGGTGGTGAACCTGGAATTGGAAAAAGTACACTTTTGCTTCAAATCTCACTAAAGTTACCTTATAAAACACTTTATGTTTCTGGTGAAGAAAGTCAGAAACAAATAAAAATGCGTGCCGAAAGAATAACGCCAAATAGCGATAATTGCTATATTCTAACGGAAACTAAAACGCAAAACATCTTTAAACAAATTGAAGCGATTCAGCCGGAAATTGTCATTATCGATTCGATTCAGACTTTACATACCGATTATATCGAATCAACTGCCGGAAGTATTTCTCAGATTAGAGAAACTACTGCCGAATTGATCAAATTTGCTAAAGAAACTAATATTCCGGTTATTTTAATTGGACATATCACAAAAGACGGAAACATCGCCGGACCAAAAATCCTGGAACATATGGTCGATACCGTTTTACAGTTTGAAGGAGATCGAAATCATGTTTACAGAATCCTGCGTTCCTTAAAAAACCGTTTTGGTTCAACTGCCGAATTGGGAATTTATGAAATGCTTGGAAGCGGATTAAGAGAAGTTTCTAATCCGTCAGAAATATTGATTTCGCACAAAGACGAAGAAATGTCAGGAACTGCAATTGCCACAACCATGGAAGGAATGCGTCCGCTAATGATCGAAATACAATCATTGGTAAGTACTGCAGTTTATGGAACGCCACAACGAAGCACGACTGGTTACAACGCCAAAAGACTAAACATGATTCTGGCAGTTTTAGAAAAAAGAGCCGGATTTCGTTTAGGCGCAAAAGACGTTTTCCTGAATGTTACCGGCGGAATTTCTGTTGATGATCCTGCAATTGACTTAGCGGTTGTTGCGGCTATTTTATCATCAAACGAAGACATTCCAGTTACTAAAGGTTTCTGTTTTGCAGGCGAAGTTGGACTTTCGGGAGAAATCCGACCTGTAAATCGCGTTGATCAAAGAATTCAGGAAGCCGAAAAATTAGGATTCACCACTATATTTGTATCTAAGTACAATAAAATAGCCTTAAAAAACACTGGAATCAAAATTGAGCTTGTTGCTAAAATTGAAGATATTGCCAGTATTCTTTTTGGATAA
- a CDS encoding glycogen/starch synthase, producing MKDKRVLYVSSEVVPYLAENEVSLMSYDVPKMINDQGGQIRIFMPRYGNINERRHQLHEVIRLSGMNLVVNDLDMPLIIKVASIPKERIQVYFIDNDEYFKRKATFADEEGVLYPDNDERAIFFAKGVVETVKKLNWVPDIIHVHGWLAAMLPIYMKHYYKNEALFSETKIVTSVYGQSFDENLDLEMINKVKFDGVPHESVADLETPNYENILKASILHSDAVIIASENVSPSLTKFIESSGKPFLPFATKDAFAEAYTNFYKTMGL from the coding sequence ATGAAAGATAAGAGGGTATTATATGTATCATCTGAAGTCGTGCCTTATTTGGCTGAAAATGAAGTTTCTTTAATGTCTTATGACGTTCCAAAAATGATTAACGATCAAGGAGGACAGATAAGAATTTTCATGCCAAGATATGGAAATATCAACGAAAGAAGACACCAATTGCATGAAGTTATTAGACTTTCAGGAATGAATTTGGTAGTGAATGACTTAGATATGCCATTGATTATTAAGGTAGCTTCAATTCCTAAAGAGAGAATTCAGGTTTATTTTATTGATAATGATGAATATTTTAAGCGTAAAGCAACTTTTGCTGACGAAGAAGGTGTTTTATATCCTGATAATGACGAAAGAGCAATATTTTTTGCAAAAGGAGTTGTTGAGACTGTAAAAAAATTGAATTGGGTTCCTGATATTATCCATGTTCATGGTTGGCTTGCAGCGATGTTGCCAATTTACATGAAACATTACTACAAAAATGAAGCTTTATTTTCTGAAACTAAGATTGTGACCTCTGTTTATGGGCAATCTTTTGATGAAAATTTAGATTTGGAAATGATAAACAAAGTTAAATTTGATGGCGTTCCACATGAATCAGTTGCTGATTTAGAAACCCCAAATTACGAGAATATCTTAAAGGCTAGTATCTTACATTCTGATGCCGTGATTATAGCATCTGAAAATGTATCTCCAAGTTTAACAAAATTTATAGAATCTTCAGGAAAACCTTTTTTACCTTTCGCCACGAAAGATGCATTCGCTGAAGCGTATACAAATTTCTATAAAACGATGGGTCTTTAA
- a CDS encoding DUF4270 domain-containing protein, whose product MYNTSFIKKILLVATVVLLYSCDKDFNAIGEELIGDNHFDLVPEQYGVTAFSQEVTPVQSNGLPFYSLGIYNNPVFGETTGNFVSQVGLTAYKPTIGESPVIESVVLTVPYFSHATAVDPKGGNVYALDSIYGPKEGKLKLSVYESGAQMYSSYYDGNGSLLGKLYYSDQDTNTPPLAGEVNFNTKKLGVPLNDSQDKSQNDKFFFSAKQTVDSTVVDANAAIKTYTYQYSAPQMRLDLNKAFFQTKILNASAANLSSDDVFQQYFKGLYFQVEKAVDGSPSNMAFLDFLKPAGPAKITIKYKAKTAITTDGDTTEDKVITINLTGAGTSLLKDAKSSVYSNGLANRNKDTGDDRLYLKGGQGSVAVINLFDKTDLIGYDSNNVLVNKPNGVSDELDEIRHNVIVKKWLVNEANLVFYIDADKMKTAEREPKRVYLYDLDNNTIIADYVDSSTNAIDPKQSRSIFGGIIALDATTKKGVSYKVRVTKHIRNLIKDPTIKNVRLGLSVTEGIDVITSNKLRLKNDVISEAPRGSVMGPLGTILYGNNVSAADTDKKLKLLIYYTKPN is encoded by the coding sequence ATGTATAATACTTCTTTTATTAAGAAAATTCTATTAGTTGCAACTGTTGTTCTTTTGTATTCGTGCGATAAAGATTTTAACGCTATTGGTGAGGAATTAATTGGTGATAATCATTTTGATTTGGTTCCGGAGCAATATGGTGTTACGGCATTTAGTCAGGAAGTAACTCCTGTTCAGTCAAACGGATTGCCATTTTATAGTTTAGGGATTTACAATAATCCTGTTTTTGGTGAAACTACTGGAAATTTTGTTTCTCAGGTTGGATTAACTGCTTATAAACCAACTATTGGTGAAAGCCCTGTTATAGAAAGTGTAGTGCTTACAGTACCATATTTTAGCCATGCAACTGCTGTTGACCCAAAAGGAGGTAATGTTTATGCATTAGATTCTATTTACGGTCCAAAAGAAGGAAAACTTAAACTTAGCGTTTACGAATCCGGAGCGCAAATGTATAGTAGCTATTATGATGGTAATGGTTCATTACTTGGTAAGTTATATTATAGTGATCAGGACACAAATACTCCTCCATTGGCAGGAGAGGTGAATTTTAATACTAAAAAGCTTGGTGTTCCGTTAAATGATTCTCAAGACAAATCACAGAATGATAAGTTCTTTTTTAGTGCAAAACAAACGGTAGATTCAACTGTAGTAGATGCTAATGCTGCTATTAAAACATATACGTATCAATATTCAGCACCACAAATGCGTTTGGATTTGAATAAGGCTTTTTTCCAGACTAAAATTTTAAATGCGTCGGCTGCAAATCTTTCATCTGATGATGTTTTTCAGCAGTATTTTAAAGGTTTATATTTTCAGGTTGAAAAAGCGGTGGATGGTAGTCCGTCAAATATGGCATTCTTAGATTTTTTAAAACCTGCAGGACCAGCTAAAATTACCATAAAGTATAAGGCTAAAACTGCAATTACGACTGATGGTGATACAACAGAAGATAAAGTCATTACAATTAATTTGACAGGTGCAGGAACAAGTTTATTGAAAGATGCTAAGAGTTCTGTTTATTCAAATGGACTAGCTAATAGAAATAAAGATACCGGTGATGACAGACTTTATCTAAAAGGAGGTCAGGGATCAGTTGCTGTTATTAATCTTTTTGATAAAACAGATCTTATAGGATACGATAGTAATAATGTTTTGGTAAACAAACCTAATGGGGTTTCAGATGAATTAGACGAAATCAGACACAATGTTATCGTTAAAAAATGGTTGGTTAATGAGGCTAACTTAGTTTTTTATATTGATGCAGATAAAATGAAAACTGCAGAAAGAGAGCCAAAACGAGTTTATCTATATGACTTGGACAATAATACTATTATTGCTGATTATGTTGATAGTAGTACCAATGCTATTGATCCAAAACAAAGTAGATCTATTTTTGGAGGTATAATAGCTCTTGACGCAACAACTAAAAAGGGAGTAAGTTATAAAGTTCGAGTTACTAAACATATCAGAAATCTTATAAAAGATCCTACTATAAAAAATGTCAGATTGGGCTTATCAGTAACTGAAGGAATTGATGTTATTACGTCGAACAAATTAAGATTGAAAAACGATGTTATTTCAGAAGCGCCAAGAGGTTCAGTTATGGGGCCATTAGGAACAATATTATATGGTAATAATGTTTCTGCGGCTGATACAGATAAGAAATTAAAACTTCTGATTTACTACACGAAACCAAATTAA